The following proteins come from a genomic window of Natrinema saccharevitans:
- a CDS encoding acetate--CoA ligase family protein, which yields MGRLSALFDPETVAVVGATDREGAVGRAILENLRDGFDGEVVPVNPSRETVLGLECYEDATSAPPIDLAVVVVPPDIVIEAIRDVADAGTENVVVITAGFSETGGEGAERERRLREIAAERNLNVVGPNSLGIMATANGMNATFGPEDAREGSISFMSQSGAFITAVLDWANEQGIGFRDVVSLGNKTVLDETDFVREWGSDPNTDVVIGYLEDIDDGQDFLEAAREVTADTPIVLVKSGRTDAGAQAASSHTGAIAGSERAYEAGLEQAGVLRARSVQELFDSARALAGLPEPESDGVAVVTNAGGPGVLTTDAVGDSTLEMADFADGTFDRLAAAMPDEANVYNPIDAIGDADVERFGEALEIALEDPNVGSAVVVAAPTAVLSYDELAETVIEKLETHDTPVVTCLMGGERARDAEERLRESGIPNYFDPSRAVSGLDALARFRDIRERTIDEPATFDVDRERAREILARTKRRDDNRLGVESMDLLEAYGIPTPQGEIVDDPDRAREVAESIEGDVVMKIVSPDISHKSDIGGVRVGVSDADVADTYEDVVSRARNYQPDATIVGVQIQELLDLEASTETIVGMNRDPQFGPLVLFGLGGIFVEILEDTSVRVAPIGEGEAREMVDEIQAAPLLRGARGREPADVDGVVETIQRLSQLVTDFPSILELDINPLVAGPDGVQAIDLRLTVDPDDLDTTDP from the coding sequence ATGGGACGGTTATCCGCACTCTTCGATCCCGAGACCGTCGCCGTGGTCGGCGCGACCGACCGCGAGGGCGCGGTCGGTCGGGCGATCCTCGAGAACCTGCGAGACGGGTTCGACGGCGAGGTCGTTCCGGTCAACCCCTCGCGCGAGACGGTCCTCGGGCTCGAGTGTTACGAGGACGCGACGAGCGCGCCGCCGATCGATCTGGCGGTGGTCGTAGTACCGCCCGATATCGTCATCGAGGCGATTCGGGACGTGGCCGACGCCGGCACCGAGAACGTCGTCGTCATCACGGCCGGCTTCTCGGAGACGGGCGGCGAGGGCGCCGAACGCGAACGGCGACTGCGCGAGATCGCCGCCGAACGCAATCTCAACGTCGTCGGCCCGAATAGCCTCGGAATCATGGCCACCGCGAACGGAATGAACGCCACCTTCGGCCCCGAGGACGCCCGCGAGGGCTCGATCTCCTTCATGAGTCAGTCCGGGGCGTTCATCACCGCCGTGCTGGACTGGGCCAACGAACAGGGGATCGGCTTCCGTGACGTCGTCTCGCTGGGCAACAAGACCGTCCTCGACGAGACGGACTTCGTCCGCGAGTGGGGGTCGGATCCGAACACCGACGTCGTCATCGGCTACCTGGAGGACATCGACGACGGGCAGGACTTTCTCGAGGCCGCCCGCGAGGTCACCGCCGACACCCCGATCGTCCTCGTCAAGTCCGGCCGCACCGACGCCGGCGCGCAGGCGGCCTCCTCACACACCGGCGCGATCGCCGGCAGCGAACGAGCCTACGAGGCCGGCCTCGAGCAAGCCGGCGTCCTCCGGGCCCGCTCGGTGCAGGAACTGTTCGACTCCGCGCGGGCGCTGGCCGGGCTGCCGGAACCCGAGTCCGACGGCGTCGCCGTCGTCACCAACGCCGGCGGCCCCGGCGTCCTCACCACCGACGCCGTCGGCGACTCGACACTCGAGATGGCCGACTTCGCGGACGGGACGTTCGACCGACTCGCCGCGGCGATGCCTGACGAAGCCAACGTCTACAACCCGATCGACGCGATCGGCGACGCCGACGTCGAGCGATTCGGCGAGGCATTAGAGATCGCCCTCGAGGACCCCAACGTCGGCAGCGCGGTCGTCGTCGCCGCGCCGACCGCCGTCCTCTCCTACGACGAGCTGGCCGAGACGGTCATCGAGAAGCTCGAGACCCACGACACGCCGGTCGTCACGTGCCTGATGGGCGGCGAGCGGGCCCGCGACGCCGAGGAGCGACTGCGCGAATCCGGGATTCCGAACTACTTCGACCCCTCGCGTGCGGTCTCGGGACTCGACGCGCTCGCGCGGTTCCGGGACATCCGCGAGCGGACGATCGACGAACCGGCGACGTTCGACGTCGACCGCGAGCGCGCCCGCGAGATCCTCGCTCGGACGAAACGCCGCGACGACAACCGCCTCGGGGTCGAGTCGATGGACTTGCTCGAGGCCTACGGGATCCCGACGCCACAGGGCGAGATCGTCGACGACCCGGATCGCGCCCGCGAGGTCGCCGAGTCGATCGAGGGCGACGTCGTCATGAAGATCGTCAGCCCCGACATCTCTCACAAGTCCGACATCGGCGGCGTCAGGGTCGGCGTGAGCGACGCGGACGTCGCCGACACCTACGAGGACGTGGTCTCGCGGGCGCGAAACTACCAGCCCGACGCGACGATCGTCGGCGTCCAGATCCAGGAGCTGCTCGACCTCGAGGCGTCGACCGAGACGATCGTCGGGATGAACCGCGACCCGCAGTTCGGCCCGCTCGTCCTGTTCGGACTCGGCGGCATCTTCGTCGAGATCCTCGAGGACACGTCGGTTCGAGTCGCGCCGATCGGCGAGGGCGAGGCCCGCGAGATGGTCGACGAGATTCAGGCCGCGCCGCTGTTGCGCGGCGCTCGCGGCCGCGAGCCGGCCGATGTCGACGGCGTCGTCGAGACGATCCAGCGGCTCTCGCAGCTGGTGACCGACTTCCCGTCGATTCTCGAACTCGATATCAACCCGCTCGTGGCGGGCCCCGATGGCGTACAGGCGATCGACCTGCGGCTCACCGTCGATCCGGACGACCTCGACACGACAGACCCATGA
- a CDS encoding phosphotransacetylase family protein encodes MTDPDPDPTTADNETTTDTDDATAAVRGDPDALLVSSLAESAGKTAITLALARLAADAGDSVGYMKPKGTRLQSNVGKTLDEDPLLARDLLELEAELHDLEPVVYSPTFIEQAIRGREDDAELRERVTEAFETLSADHDRLFVEGGGRYDVGGIVDLADPDVAELLDARVLLVAPYEIPADVDDVIAAADRFGDRLAGVVFNDVSDAAYDGLETDVVPFLEGRGIPVYGILPSERELSGVTVADLADELGAETLVADGAENYVERFTVGAMGGDSALRHFRRTRDAAVITGGDRAEIHTAALEAPGVRCLILTGGHRPSGAITGQAREKGVPILSVRTDTLTTVERAEDVVRSGRTHTADTVDRMQRLLSDHADIDSILE; translated from the coding sequence ATGACCGATCCAGACCCCGACCCCACGACCGCTGACAACGAGACGACCACCGACACCGACGACGCGACCGCCGCCGTTCGCGGCGACCCCGACGCGCTGCTCGTCAGTTCCCTCGCGGAGAGCGCCGGCAAGACGGCGATCACGCTGGCGTTGGCCCGACTCGCGGCCGACGCGGGCGACAGCGTCGGCTACATGAAACCGAAGGGAACCCGCCTCCAGAGCAACGTCGGGAAGACCCTAGACGAGGACCCGCTGCTCGCCCGCGACCTGCTTGAGTTAGAGGCCGAACTCCACGACCTCGAGCCGGTCGTCTACTCGCCGACGTTTATCGAGCAGGCGATCCGCGGCCGCGAGGACGACGCCGAACTCCGCGAGCGCGTGACGGAGGCATTCGAGACGCTATCGGCCGATCACGACCGACTGTTCGTCGAGGGCGGCGGCCGCTACGACGTCGGCGGCATCGTCGACCTCGCCGACCCCGACGTGGCGGAACTGCTCGACGCCCGGGTCCTGCTGGTCGCCCCCTACGAGATTCCGGCCGACGTCGACGACGTCATCGCCGCCGCCGACCGGTTCGGCGACCGACTCGCCGGCGTCGTCTTCAACGACGTCTCCGACGCGGCCTACGACGGGCTCGAGACGGACGTGGTCCCGTTCCTCGAGGGGCGGGGGATTCCGGTCTACGGCATCCTCCCGAGCGAACGGGAACTGTCGGGCGTGACCGTCGCGGACCTGGCCGACGAACTCGGGGCCGAGACGCTCGTGGCGGACGGGGCCGAGAACTACGTCGAGCGCTTTACCGTCGGCGCGATGGGGGGAGACAGCGCCCTGCGACACTTCCGCCGGACGAGAGACGCCGCCGTCATCACCGGCGGCGACCGGGCCGAGATCCACACCGCGGCGCTCGAGGCCCCCGGCGTCCGCTGTCTCATCCTCACCGGCGGCCATCGGCCCTCGGGCGCGATCACGGGACAGGCCCGGGAGAAGGGTGTCCCGATCCTGTCGGTCCGGACGGACACGCTGACCACCGTCGAGCGCGCGGAAGACGTCGTCCGCAGCGGCCGGACCCACACCGCCGACACCGTCGACCGCATGCAGCGACTGCTGTCGGACCACGCCGACATCGACTCGATCCTCGAGTAA
- a CDS encoding enoyl-CoA hydratase/isomerase family protein — protein sequence MTDVTVSHDDADRYATVAIDRPDAGNAMSPAVIADLGDRIEATAADDAVRSIVVTGAGGTFSAGADVDVFAARADDPDAVIDYLDSFSALYARMEGVSVPIIGRVNGPAYGGGYELAMACDIRITATDATLCPAEIRMGIVPPFERLCQELGEGLARELCFTGGVLEAEAVADTDLFSRVVAPDRLDDAVREVARRIAERSPNAVAQTKRAMVRHRADEIARGRAYRHALDEQCVRHPDFAESVAAFREGREPDYE from the coding sequence ATGACTGACGTTACCGTTTCTCACGACGATGCGGATCGGTACGCGACCGTGGCGATCGACCGCCCCGACGCGGGCAACGCGATGTCACCGGCCGTCATCGCCGACCTCGGGGATCGCATCGAGGCGACCGCGGCGGACGACGCCGTTCGATCGATCGTCGTCACCGGCGCGGGCGGGACGTTCTCGGCTGGGGCCGACGTCGACGTCTTCGCCGCTCGAGCCGACGACCCCGACGCCGTGATCGACTACCTCGACTCCTTCTCGGCGCTCTACGCCCGCATGGAGGGCGTGTCGGTCCCGATCATCGGACGGGTGAACGGCCCGGCCTACGGCGGCGGCTACGAACTCGCGATGGCCTGTGATATCAGGATCACCGCGACCGACGCGACGCTCTGTCCGGCCGAGATCCGAATGGGGATCGTCCCGCCGTTCGAGCGCCTCTGTCAGGAACTCGGCGAGGGACTCGCCCGAGAGCTGTGTTTCACCGGCGGCGTCCTCGAGGCCGAGGCGGTCGCCGACACCGATCTCTTCAGTCGCGTCGTCGCCCCGGACCGACTCGACGACGCGGTCCGCGAGGTCGCGAGACGGATCGCCGAGCGGAGTCCGAACGCGGTCGCGCAGACGAAGCGGGCGATGGTTCGACACCGGGCCGACGAGATCGCCCGCGGGCGGGCGTATCGGCACGCGCTCGACGAACAGTGCGTTCGCCATCCGGACTTCGCCGAGTCCGTCGCCGCCTTCCGCGAGGGCCGGGAACCCGACTACGAGTGA
- a CDS encoding PRC-barrel domain-containing protein: MDDTPQEITSLVGREVYSNNGVFVGEVEDLRLNIDGQAVSGLALANLNGELFAEEARTGQGIIVPYRWVRSVGDIVLINDVVERVREPDEEEDELLA, translated from the coding sequence ATGGACGATACACCCCAAGAGATCACCTCTCTCGTCGGCCGCGAGGTCTACTCGAACAACGGCGTCTTCGTGGGCGAAGTCGAGGATCTCCGCCTGAACATCGACGGCCAGGCCGTCTCCGGTCTCGCGCTTGCGAACCTGAACGGCGAACTGTTCGCCGAGGAAGCCCGAACCGGGCAGGGCATCATCGTTCCCTACCGCTGGGTCCGCTCGGTCGGCGACATCGTCTTGATCAACGACGTCGTCGAACGGGTTCGCGAACCCGACGAGGAAGAAGACGAACTGCTGGCCTGA
- a CDS encoding DHH family phosphoesterase produces MSTGVTISSISDYAILGCGSVGYAVAEELVEQGKDVLIIDRDESRVESLRDQDLDARRADIREPEAAELVADRDVVLILASDVESNKQAVEHIRAADDSQFVVARASDPVSGDELSELGADIVINPSSVIAESALRALESGELEYNAGKLADLVEETATRLAIVTQDSPDPDSIASAAALQAIADHLGIESDIIYLGDVGHQENRAFVNLLGIDLVQWDEIEDHSVYDTVALVDHGTAGEMELPVDIVIDHNESESESEPEFVDIRPNMSSTSTIMTKYIQEFDMNVSEEVATALLYGIRAETLDFKRDTTPADLTAAAYLYPFANHDTLEQVESPSMSPETLDVLAEAITNRDVQGSHLISNAGIVRDREALTQAASHLLNLEGVTTTAVFGIADETIFLAGRSKDIRINIGKVLDDAYGEIGETAGHSTQASAEIPLGIFTGIEISEDTRDTLLELTEEAVKRTLFDAMGVEGGGSEGSNGS; encoded by the coding sequence ATGAGTACGGGGGTTACGATCTCGTCCATCTCCGATTACGCTATCTTGGGTTGCGGAAGCGTGGGATACGCCGTGGCGGAGGAACTCGTCGAACAGGGCAAGGACGTGCTGATCATCGACCGCGACGAGAGCCGCGTCGAGTCGCTGCGCGATCAGGACTTAGACGCCCGCCGGGCCGACATCCGCGAGCCCGAGGCCGCGGAGTTGGTGGCCGACCGGGACGTGGTCCTCATTCTGGCCTCCGACGTCGAATCGAACAAACAGGCCGTCGAACACATCCGCGCGGCCGACGACAGCCAGTTCGTCGTCGCACGCGCGAGCGACCCCGTCTCCGGCGACGAACTCTCCGAACTCGGGGCCGACATCGTCATCAACCCCTCCTCTGTGATCGCCGAGTCCGCCCTGCGGGCACTCGAGTCGGGCGAACTCGAGTACAACGCGGGCAAGTTGGCCGACCTCGTCGAGGAGACGGCGACGCGGCTGGCGATCGTCACGCAGGACAGCCCCGACCCGGACTCGATCGCGTCGGCGGCGGCCCTGCAGGCGATCGCCGACCACCTTGGCATCGAGTCAGACATCATCTATCTGGGCGACGTGGGCCACCAGGAGAACCGCGCGTTCGTCAACCTGCTGGGGATCGATCTGGTCCAGTGGGACGAGATCGAGGACCACTCGGTCTACGACACCGTCGCCCTGGTCGATCACGGCACCGCGGGCGAGATGGAACTGCCCGTCGACATCGTCATCGACCACAACGAGTCCGAATCCGAATCGGAACCCGAGTTCGTCGACATCCGGCCGAACATGTCCTCGACGTCGACGATCATGACGAAGTACATTCAGGAGTTCGACATGAACGTCTCCGAGGAGGTCGCAACCGCCTTGCTCTACGGCATCCGCGCGGAGACCCTGGATTTCAAACGCGACACGACCCCCGCCGACCTGACCGCCGCGGCCTACCTCTACCCCTTCGCGAACCACGACACCTTAGAGCAGGTCGAGTCGCCGTCGATGTCCCCCGAAACCTTAGACGTCCTCGCGGAGGCGATCACCAACCGCGACGTCCAGGGGAGTCACCTCATCTCGAACGCCGGCATCGTCCGCGATCGCGAGGCGCTGACCCAAGCGGCCAGTCACCTGCTGAACCTCGAGGGCGTGACCACGACGGCGGTCTTCGGCATCGCCGACGAGACGATCTTCCTCGCCGGCCGCTCGAAGGATATCCGCATCAACATCGGGAAGGTACTCGACGACGCCTACGGCGAGATCGGCGAGACGGCGGGCCACTCGACCCAGGCCAGCGCGGAGATTCCGCTGGGCATCTTCACCGGGATCGAAATCTCGGAGGACACGCGCGATACGTTGCTCGAGCTGACCGAAGAGGCGGTCAAGCGGACGCTGTTCGACGCGATGGGCGTCGAGGGCGGGGGAAGCGAAGGCTCGAACGGAAGCTAA
- a CDS encoding universal stress protein, with protein sequence MGNADESRPILVAIGNPDHAEQLVRTAGDLARVTDGLVQIVSVIAKARNSAFSLYTDETIIGQYSGTSQDILDKATTVAPDDVTVTGELIVSRSVVDGILTAVGQTDARALVVGWQERKRRTDAVLGTTIDRLIERTPCDLYVERIGQAASSVDSVLLPVAGGPHVRPAASVAKAIAARNDAAIHLLSVATSETDLESVREYIASAQLQLEEAPGPQVRTESAIHGDDETVERIIDAASDHDVIVFGATRQGTLHRRLVGSVPRTVVHRTDRTVLLARAGDVIDTSANRFLPWV encoded by the coding sequence ATGGGAAACGCAGACGAATCTCGACCGATACTGGTCGCGATCGGTAACCCCGACCACGCAGAGCAGTTGGTCCGAACAGCCGGCGATCTCGCCCGGGTAACGGATGGCCTCGTGCAGATCGTTTCCGTGATCGCCAAAGCCCGCAACTCAGCGTTTTCCCTGTATACCGATGAGACGATTATCGGGCAGTACTCGGGAACCAGTCAGGATATACTCGACAAAGCAACGACAGTCGCCCCTGACGATGTCACGGTAACGGGTGAGCTAATCGTCAGCCGATCGGTCGTTGATGGGATACTCACAGCCGTTGGGCAGACCGATGCACGCGCGCTCGTCGTGGGCTGGCAAGAGCGAAAACGCCGAACGGATGCCGTCCTCGGTACTACTATCGATCGACTCATCGAGCGGACACCGTGTGATCTCTATGTCGAACGAATCGGACAAGCGGCGAGCAGCGTCGATTCCGTTCTCCTGCCAGTGGCTGGCGGGCCTCACGTCCGTCCGGCAGCATCCGTAGCGAAGGCGATTGCTGCTCGCAACGATGCCGCCATACACCTCTTGTCAGTCGCCACTTCCGAGACGGACCTCGAGAGCGTACGCGAGTACATTGCAAGCGCACAACTGCAGCTCGAAGAAGCGCCCGGCCCCCAGGTTCGGACTGAGTCGGCGATTCACGGAGACGACGAGACGGTCGAGAGGATTATCGACGCCGCTAGTGATCACGACGTGATCGTTTTCGGAGCGACACGCCAGGGAACCTTGCACCGCCGTCTCGTTGGTTCGGTTCCGCGGACAGTCGTCCACCGAACTGACCGAACCGTACTTCTTGCCCGTGCTGGTGACGTTATCGACACTTCTGCGAACCGCTTCTTGCCGTGGGTTTGA
- a CDS encoding molybdopterin-guanine dinucleotide biosynthesis protein B, whose product MSQDSRLRVVCLAGPSDAGKTSLVQELIPELAADGRVATVKSIHHDIEIDTPGTDTHRHRSAGAETVVGVTPELTFDISTRGKRDPPEPTGDEPLLETDDPELRALSRTLERLADRGYDTVIVEGFAAAPLPTILVGDRDPEAVGGPVVGRGDDPIDDLLAAIRSLAGLAVPTGGRRSNKSGD is encoded by the coding sequence ATGAGTCAGGACTCGAGGCTGCGGGTCGTCTGTCTGGCGGGCCCGAGCGACGCGGGCAAGACGTCGCTCGTCCAGGAACTGATTCCGGAACTGGCCGCCGACGGCCGCGTCGCGACGGTCAAGTCGATCCACCACGACATCGAGATCGACACGCCCGGCACGGACACCCACCGCCACCGGAGCGCCGGTGCCGAAACCGTCGTCGGGGTCACGCCGGAACTCACCTTCGATATCTCGACCCGCGGGAAACGGGACCCACCCGAACCGACCGGTGACGAACCGCTGCTCGAGACCGATGACCCCGAACTGCGGGCGCTCTCGCGGACCCTCGAGCGCCTCGCCGACCGGGGTTACGACACCGTGATCGTCGAGGGATTCGCCGCGGCGCCGCTGCCGACGATTCTCGTCGGGGACCGCGACCCGGAAGCGGTCGGCGGGCCCGTCGTCGGCCGCGGCGACGACCCGATCGACGACCTCCTCGCGGCGATCCGCTCGCTCGCGGGGCTCGCGGTACCGACTGGTGGACGGCGGTCGAACAAGTCGGGGGACTGA
- a CDS encoding extracellular solute-binding protein codes for MRSQGDTNGAGPTSRRTLLAAAGGLTAGLVGTAGCLGTADEVRVLAAGSLAAAFENGVGPAFETDAEFGYAGEYYGTNAVLRLVVDGTKHPDVVIGADVALLRDRLYPDHVDWDATFAANEVVVAYEPTTTLGERLAAGEPWYDVFADADDGEIAISDPDVDPLGYRALLLFELAEREHGLEGFRAAMADRVAHVADEPRLLAGLENGDRACAVAYRNMATERDAAVRRLDDAYNFGSRTRADRYAQASYTTERGHTVTGSPVVYNATVPADADDPDAGRAFVSFLLENEALLTDHGLRVDDDVPRFHGDPPEGISP; via the coding sequence ATGCGAAGTCAGGGCGACACCAACGGGGCGGGCCCGACGAGCCGTCGGACGCTACTCGCCGCGGCGGGCGGGTTGACGGCGGGGCTGGTCGGGACGGCGGGCTGTCTCGGCACCGCCGACGAGGTCCGCGTCCTCGCCGCGGGCAGCCTGGCAGCCGCGTTCGAGAACGGGGTCGGCCCGGCCTTCGAGACAGACGCCGAGTTCGGCTACGCGGGCGAGTACTACGGGACGAACGCCGTGTTGCGGCTGGTCGTCGACGGGACGAAACACCCCGATGTCGTGATCGGGGCCGACGTCGCCCTCCTCCGAGACCGACTCTATCCCGACCACGTCGACTGGGACGCGACGTTCGCGGCCAACGAGGTCGTCGTCGCGTACGAGCCGACGACGACGCTGGGCGAGCGGCTCGCGGCGGGCGAACCGTGGTACGACGTCTTCGCCGACGCCGACGACGGCGAGATCGCGATCAGCGATCCCGACGTCGACCCGCTTGGCTACCGGGCGCTGCTCCTGTTCGAACTCGCCGAACGCGAACACGGCCTCGAGGGGTTCCGGGCGGCGATGGCCGACCGCGTCGCCCACGTCGCCGACGAGCCTCGACTGCTCGCCGGACTCGAGAACGGTGACCGAGCTTGTGCCGTCGCCTACCGCAACATGGCGACCGAGCGTGACGCGGCCGTCCGCCGGCTGGACGACGCCTACAACTTCGGGAGCCGCACCCGCGCCGACCGGTACGCGCAGGCGAGCTACACCACCGAACGCGGCCACACCGTTACGGGGTCGCCCGTCGTCTACAACGCGACGGTCCCGGCCGACGCCGACGATCCGGACGCCGGCCGGGCGTTCGTCTCCTTCTTGCTCGAGAACGAGGCCCTGCTGACCGACCACGGCCTGCGGGTGGACGACGACGTGCCGCGGTTCCACGGCGATCCGCCGGAGGGGATCTCGCCGTGA
- a CDS encoding ABC transporter permease: MTASSREPERASVPDRGRGSASDREPEDPSNDDGERRAVSSGGHGWFGVRRPWTAGGLAVPALLGTVLLAYFVVPFAAFLFRSRRVDVVAGLADPAVRDAIATSLLTAPVSTAVATVFGVPLAYVLSRASFRGKRLVEALVLLPLVVPPIVGGVMLLTVVGRYTPIGAAAAAVGLPLTGSVAGVVLAQTFVAAPFLVVTARAGFDGVDPRLEEASRTMGYGRLRTIRLVSLPLARNAIAAGIVLTFVRAIGEFGATMMVAYTPRTMPTRIRVAFIARGIDAIVPIALALLAIAVIVVVAVQLLVGTPRRS; this comes from the coding sequence GTGACCGCCTCGAGCCGCGAGCCCGAACGGGCGTCGGTCCCCGATCGCGGTCGCGGGTCCGCTTCGGACCGCGAGCCCGAGGATCCGTCGAACGACGACGGCGAGCGCCGGGCTGTCTCGAGCGGCGGACACGGCTGGTTCGGCGTCCGTCGACCGTGGACCGCCGGCGGGCTGGCCGTCCCCGCGTTGCTCGGGACGGTGTTGCTCGCGTACTTCGTCGTCCCATTCGCGGCCTTCCTGTTCCGGAGTCGGCGCGTCGACGTCGTCGCCGGGCTCGCCGATCCCGCGGTCCGCGATGCGATCGCGACGTCGCTGCTGACGGCACCGGTCTCGACGGCCGTCGCGACCGTCTTCGGCGTGCCGCTGGCCTACGTCCTCTCGCGGGCCTCGTTCCGCGGGAAGCGACTGGTCGAGGCACTCGTCCTGTTGCCGCTCGTCGTCCCGCCGATCGTCGGCGGCGTCATGCTGTTGACCGTCGTCGGCCGCTACACGCCGATCGGGGCCGCCGCCGCGGCGGTGGGGTTGCCGCTGACCGGCAGCGTCGCCGGCGTCGTCCTCGCCCAGACGTTCGTCGCCGCGCCGTTTCTCGTCGTCACCGCCCGCGCCGGCTTCGACGGGGTCGACCCCCGCCTCGAGGAGGCCTCGCGAACGATGGGATACGGCCGACTGCGGACGATACGGCTGGTCTCGCTGCCGCTTGCACGCAACGCCATCGCCGCCGGGATCGTCCTGACGTTCGTCCGGGCGATCGGCGAGTTCGGCGCGACGATGATGGTCGCGTACACGCCGCGGACGATGCCGACCCGGATCCGCGTCGCCTTCATCGCTCGCGGGATCGACGCCATCGTCCCGATCGCGCTCGCCTTGCTCGCGATCGCCGTGATCGTCGTCGTCGCCGTGCAGTTGCTGGTCGGCACCCCTCGTCGGAGTTGA
- a CDS encoding helix-turn-helix domain-containing protein — protein sequence MTSIADIEIPADGTGTGQLFEAVPSLTCEMERVIASSGHGLWLAGPSQSEIEAALEEADAIGRYSLISSDEDRWLYDIEFEPDTVDPFEIVLEEGGTVLSASAADGTWLLSIRVVDRESVSSLYDRLDDDVTPTIVRLFDLAEESHSQCGLTARQYETLVAAIDHGYFEIPREVSMQELSEELGISHQALSERLRRAYRALVTAELNVTEEDAAAPPIPTN from the coding sequence ATGACATCCATCGCAGACATCGAGATCCCGGCCGACGGCACCGGAACCGGTCAGCTGTTCGAGGCCGTCCCCTCCCTGACGTGTGAGATGGAACGGGTAATCGCCTCGAGCGGACACGGGCTCTGGCTGGCGGGGCCCTCGCAGTCCGAGATCGAAGCGGCGCTCGAGGAGGCCGACGCGATCGGTCGGTACTCCCTGATCAGCAGCGACGAGGACCGCTGGCTCTACGACATCGAGTTCGAGCCGGACACCGTCGACCCCTTCGAGATCGTCCTCGAGGAGGGTGGCACCGTCCTGAGCGCCTCGGCCGCGGACGGCACGTGGCTGCTCAGCATCCGCGTCGTCGACCGCGAGAGCGTGAGTTCGCTCTACGACCGACTCGACGACGACGTGACGCCGACGATCGTCCGCCTGTTCGACCTCGCGGAGGAGAGCCACTCCCAGTGTGGCCTGACGGCCCGCCAGTACGAAACGCTGGTCGCGGCCATCGATCACGGCTACTTCGAGATCCCGCGCGAGGTCTCGATGCAGGAACTCTCCGAAGAACTCGGCATCTCCCACCAGGCCCTGTCCGAACGGCTTCGCCGGGCCTACCGCGCCCTCGTCACCGCCGAACTCAACGTGACCGAGGAAGACGCCGCCGCGCCGCCGATCCCCACGAACTGA
- a CDS encoding enoyl-CoA hydratase/isomerase family protein has protein sequence MRITDDDGVLRLTFDRPDALNALTGETAAELADEIEAATPEEYDAIVLTGAGEAFSAGGDLEMLAETPDTSQDAYENVTETFGRAVEAMLECRVPIVAKVNGDAIGAGLSLVAVSDIAYAADDATFSCAFVRVGLVPDTGGTVMLPHVVGLRAAKELAFTGEFFDAERAADLELVNEAVPADELDDRVAETVDSLAAGPTETIGLMKQAMHENLGRSWDDALDYENLLQSQARTSEAHEEGVAALLEEREPEF, from the coding sequence ATGCGAATCACTGACGATGACGGCGTGTTGCGACTCACGTTCGACCGACCGGACGCGCTCAACGCGCTCACCGGCGAGACGGCCGCCGAACTGGCCGACGAGATCGAGGCCGCAACTCCCGAGGAGTACGACGCGATCGTCCTCACGGGCGCGGGCGAGGCGTTCAGTGCCGGCGGCGACCTCGAGATGCTGGCTGAGACCCCCGACACCTCTCAGGACGCGTACGAGAACGTCACCGAAACCTTCGGCCGTGCCGTCGAGGCGATGCTCGAGTGCCGAGTGCCGATCGTCGCGAAGGTAAACGGCGACGCCATCGGGGCCGGACTATCGCTCGTCGCCGTCTCCGACATCGCCTACGCGGCCGACGACGCGACCTTCTCCTGTGCGTTCGTCAGGGTCGGGCTCGTCCCCGACACCGGCGGCACCGTCATGCTGCCTCACGTCGTCGGTCTGCGGGCGGCCAAGGAACTGGCCTTCACCGGCGAGTTCTTCGACGCCGAGCGCGCGGCCGACCTCGAACTGGTCAACGAGGCGGTGCCCGCCGACGAACTGGACGACCGCGTCGCCGAGACCGTCGACTCGCTCGCGGCCGGCCCGACGGAGACGATCGGGCTGATGAAACAGGCCATGCACGAGAACCTCGGGCGCTCCTGGGACGACGCGCTGGACTACGAGAACCTGCTCCAGTCCCAGGCCCGGACGTCCGAGGCCCACGAGGAGGGCGTCGCTGCCCTCCTCGAGGAGAGGGAGCCGGAGTTCTAG